GCGGCGCGCGCTGGTTCAATGCACTCGCAGGTGAACCGTCGAGCGCGGCGCCGGTCTGGAGCGGTGATGTGCCGCTCGGCGGCGCAACCGCGCGCTTCATCACGGTCGTGCCCGATCCCGCGAACCGCTTTCCACGCGCGACCACCAACGTGGTCGGGCTCGAACAGGGTTGGCGGCTCGCGCGCGCGGTGCGCGAAGTGATCGACGCGGATGCAGGCGTGGACGCCAGCGCCCGCCGCCCGATCGTCGCGATCGTCGACGTGAAGAGCCAGGCGTACGGCTATCGCGAGGAAATGCTGGGCATTCACCTCGCCTGCGCGGCCGCCGTCGACGCCTATGTGAGCGCGCGTGACGCCGGCCATCCGGTGATCGCGCTGATCGTCGGTCCGGCGATGTCGGGCGCGTTCCTCGCGCACGGCTATCAGGCGAACCGCATTGTCGCGCTCGACGCACCCGGCACGATGGTCCACGCGATGGGCAAGGAAGCGGCCGCGCGCGTCACGCGCCGCACGGTCGAAGCGCTCGACGAACTCGGCGAGACGATCGTGCCGATGTCGTATTCGATGGCGTCGTTCGCGAAGTTGGGGCTGCTCGATCAGCTCATCGGAGGCATCGACGCGGATGCACCAAACGCGGCGCAGATCGAGCGCGTGCGCGCGGTGCTGGCCGAGCAGATTCGCAGTGCGCGCGAGGGGAATCGGACGCTCGCGCGCCGGCTGGAATCAGCGGCGGCGCGGCAGACTCGCGCGGCGTCGATCGAGGTGCGGCGGCGTCTTGCCGAACAATGGGATGCCGTGTGATGCGAGTTTGCGCGGCCGCGCCCTTCCCCACCCCCCGCGCCACCTCGTGCGACGCGCGGTGGCGGCCGCATGATCTGCTGCGCTTGCGGCGGCTGGATGCGCTCGCCGATGAACCGGCGTGGGTTCGCGACACGTTCGAACGCGCGCCGTACGCGGTCGTTCGACGCGCGCTCGCCGCTGATGGGTTCGTCGCGATCGGCGTGCGGGGTACGCAGCGAGCGCAGCGCTATGGCACCTGGGTGCATGCCGACGATATCGTCAGTGCCGTGTCGCCGGAATCCTTGGCGCAAGCCCAAGCTGATACCGGACGTGACGCGTTGCCCTCTTTCATTGCGCTGACTTTCCTGCAACGTGATCCGTGCGGTCCGCTCTCGCGATTCGTTTGGGGTCCTGCGGGAAGCACGGGTTTTGAACTGGCGACACACATGCCGACCGTCAACGAAGCCAGCGATCTCGATCTGTTGATCCGCGCCCCCGAACCGCTCGCATTGGCTGCCGCGCGTGCGTTGCTGGAGCAATTGCAAACGCTCGCGGTGCGTACCGGCATCCGTATCGATGCGCAACTCGAAACGCCTGCGGGTGGTGTGGCGCTCGCGGAATGGGCCGCGGGCAAGGCGCATGTGCTTGCCCGGCATGCGGGCGGTCCTCGCTTGATCGCCGATCCGTGGGCTGCTGCTGTTCATGATGGCGCTGTCTGATGCTCGCGCTTCTCTTTCCCGGCCAGGGTGCGCAGAGCGAGGGCTTTCTGCATCGGTTGCCGCAGCATCGCGCGGTACAGGACACGCTCGCTGAAGCAGCCGACACCCTCGACATCGACGTGCTGACGCTCGACTCACCCGACGCTTTGAGTTCAACAGTCGCCGTGCAACTAGGCTTGACCATCGCGGGCGTCGCAATCGCGCGCGCGCTCGCCGATGAGGGACTCGCGGCGGAAATCAGCGCGGGGCTGTCGGTCGGCGCTTTTGCGGCAGCGGTCAGTTGCGGCGCGGTGGCGTTTCGCGACGCGTTGAAGATGGTACGGCGACGCGCCGAGCTGATGGAAACCGCTTATCCGTCGGGCTATGGTCTCGCGGCTGTCTCTGGCTTGAGCGAGCAGCGGGTGGAAACGCTCGTCGCGCAGCAGGCTGCGGAGCAACGGCAACGCGTGTATATCGGCAACGTCAATGCGCCGCGCCAGATCGTGATGGCCGGCGCGGACGATGCGCTAGACGCGTTCATCGAACACGCGCTCTCGGCCGGCGCGCGCAAGGCCACGCGGCTCGCGGTCAGCGTGCCCTCGCATTGCGAATTGCTCGCGCATGCGAGCGACGAACTGCTCGCGTACTCGCGCGAGTTACCGTTTGAACGACCGCGCGGCGTCTATATCGGCAATCGCGGCGGACGTCCGTTATATACGGCCAAGGCGATTCGCGAAGATCTCGCGACCAACATACGCTACACGGTGCGCTGGTTCGATGCGCTGACGGCGATGCAGGAAATGGGCGCGCACGTGCTGGTCGAGGCGCCCCCGGGTCAGGTGTTGACGGATATCGTGACGGGGAATTTCCCCGAGGCTATTGCGCTGGCTGCCAGTACGTTGCCGTTTGACAGATTGGTGGGAACGGTGCGCAGGCGCCTTGAGCTCGTCTAACGCTGTGCTCAGGCGCCGAGCAAGGCTTTCCCGACCATTCCCAACGAAACGCAGACAAGTACGCCGGCAAAGCCGATCTGTACATGTCGCGCGGACAGATGACGCGATGCGCCGCGCCCGACGACCATCCCGAGCGCTGTCGCGAGGCTGAACAGGATCGTTAGCGTCAGCGGTGGCAACACGCCGGCTCGTATCGCCGAGACGACGCCGCTGCTGCCGACGAGGGCGACGACCATCAGCGAAGTGGCAACGATGCCGTGCATCGACACATTCGTGAGCTTGCGCAACATCGGCACGATGACGAAGCCGCCGCCCACCCCGAGTAGCCCCGTCATCAAGCCTGTCAGTGCGCCCGTCCCCGCGAGCGCGGCGCCCGAGGTCCAGGTCCACGCGAGACGTCCCGTGCGTGGATCCATCCGGCCTACGCAATATGGTGACGTCGTTTGCTCCGATGTCTTCTGGCCCATCGCCTGAGTGAGCAGACGAAGTGCGACGAGCAGCATCACCCCAGCAAAAAGCGCAACCAGCAACCGTTGCGGCAACTTGTGAGCCAGCTGTGCGCCCAGGGCAGTCACGGGCGCGCCAGCAATCGTCATGAGCAGCGCCGCACGATAGCGCACGAGTCCGCTGCGGAAGGCCTCGATGGCGCCGATCGCCGCACTTCCGGCAACAGCGATCAGCGCGACGGGCGACGCCTGCTGCATCGGCCAGCCCATCCCCACGACGAGTGCGGGTACTGCAAGAATGCCGCCGCCGGCGCCCGTCAGGCCCAATACAGCGCCGACGAGAATTCCAAGTATCAGTGAAGTCAGCATGAGTTGTTCGATGGGAGGAATGAGCCGCGACGCCGGCTGCGACCGGCGCTACACGGCACTATCGGGATGCTTGCGCCGTGCTCAGCCGACTATTTCCGGCTTTGCCAACCATTCGCGGCCCTTGAGCATCGCGCGCCAATAGAGCGGCGGCAGCATCCGCTCCTTCAGCAGCCACGCCAGTCGTGACGGGCGTTTCCCATTGATGAGCCAGGACGGGAATGACGGTGCGACCTTGCCCCCATACAGAAACTCCGCGAGCACGATCTTGCCGCGCTCGACCGTGAGCGGGCATGAGCCATAGCCGTCGTAAGCGGCTTGCCCGCGCGTCCTTCCCATGCTCGCCAGCACGTTGTGCGCAACGACTGGGGCCTGCTTGCGCGCCGCCGCTGCCGTTTTCGCATTCGGCGCATTGATCACGTCGCCTAGCGCGAAGACGTCGGCGAAAGTCTTGTGGCGCAACGTCGTCTGATCGACGTCGACCCACCCAGCCTGATCGGCGAGCGGGCTCACTCGGATGAAGTCGGGCGCCTTTTGCGGCGGGACCACGTGGATCATGTCGAAGTCGCGGGTGACCGATTCGACCGTGCCGTCTTGCAGTACGCGTCGAAACGTGGCGAGCCTGGCGGGTCCATCGATCTCCGTGAGGTTGTAGCCGAAGTTCAGTCCAATGCTGTATCGCTCGACATACTCCATCAATGCCGGGACGTAGTCGGAGACGCCGAACAGGACGGCGCCCGCGTTGAACATCTGCACCTCGATGTCTTGCAGCCGGCCTGATCGCTGCCAGTGATCGGACGACAGATACATGGCCTTTTGCGGCGCGCCCGCGCACTTGATGGGCATCGGGGGCTGCGTGAAGATGGCGCGGCCGTGCTTCATCTCGCGTACCAGTTGCCACGTATAAGGCGCAAGATCGTAGCGATAGTTGGACGTCACGCCATTACGCCCGAGCGTTTCCGCAAGACCGGCAATCGCCCCCCAATCGAGCTTGAGCCCGGGGCACACGATCAGTTTCCGATATCGGACGACCCGGCATCCTTCAAGAATCACCGCGTGATTGTCGGGTTCGAACGCGGCGACGCCTGCTTTGATCCAGTGAACGATTCGCGGCAGCACGGACGCCATCGCGCGCGCCGTCGTTTCCGGCCTGAATACGCCCCCGCCCACCATCGTCCAGCCAGGCTGATAGTAGTGCGTGTCGGCGGGGTCGATTACCGCGATATCGAGCGTCGCGTCGCGCGCGAGAAGACTGGCGGCCGTGGCGAGGCCTGCGGCACCCGCGCCGACGATGACGATGTCGTGGCTCGCCGCCGCGACTCTCACCGGCGCCTTGCCGCCGTTGGCAATGCGCGAAGTGATCGCACCCAGTTCATAGCCGGCCGCCTGCGCGGCGCCAAGAATTTCCGGCAGTGGTTTCGACGCTGCCTCGGAAAGCCCCCACAGCGTTGCAGCACGCATCCCCGTGCGGCAATAGGCCAGCACGGGCTTTTCGAGCTTGCGCATGAGTTCGCCGAATTTCGCAGCGTCGTCGTCGCTGACCTTGCCCGTTTCGACTGGCAGATACCAGGCCGCTAAACCCTGCTCGCGAGCGGCCGCCTCGATTTCAAGGAAGGTCGGCTGGTCGGGGCCTTCACCGTCGGGGCGATTGCAGATGATGGCGCGATACCCCGCCGCGCGAATGGCGGCCAGATCCTTCACTGCAATTTGCGGCGATACGGACAGGTCGTCCGTCAGTCTTCTGAATTCCATGCATTTCTCCACGAATATTTGTTCATCCGACGTGACGACACTCAAAGAGCGTTCAGCGGAATCTTGAGGTACGAGATGCCGTTTTCCTCGGCCTGCGGCATCTGCCCGGCTCGCATGTTGACCTGCACCGACGGCAGGATCAGCTGAGGCATGCCGAGCTTCGCATCACGCGCCGTGCGCATCGCGACGAATGCCTCTTCGCTCGTTCCGTCACGAACATGGACGTTGCGCTCGCGCTGCTCGGCAACCGTGCTGACGAATTGCACTTCACGCCCGCCTGGCTGATAGTCGTGGCACATATAGAGCTTCGTATCGGCAGACAGGCTCAGCACCTTGTTGATCGAGCGAAACAGCGCCCGCGCATCGCCGCCTGGAAAGTCGCAGCGCGCGGTACCGTAGTCGGGCATGAACAACGTGTCGCCCACGAAAGCCGCCGTCTCGTGGCCGTCGCTCACCACATAGGTCATGCAGGCGGGCGTGTGGCCTGGCGTGTGCATCGCGCGCAGGCTCAATCCGCCGATTTCCAGCACGTCGCCGTCGGTGAGCAGACGGTCGAACTGCTTGCCGTCGCGCTTGAAATCGAGCCCGACGTTGAAGAGCTTGCCGAAGACTTCCTGCACGCGCATCACCTCCGCGCCAATGGCAATCTGACCGCCGACTTTTTCCTTCAGATAAGGCGCGGCCGACAGGTGATCGGCGTGCACGTGCGTCTCGAGCAGCCAGCGCACGTTCAGACCCAGTTCGTGAACGCGCGCAATCAGCTTGTCGGCGCATGCCGTGCGGGTGCGCCCGGACTTCTGATCGAAGTCCAGCACACTGTCGATCAAGGCACACTCGCCCGTGTCAGCGTCTCTTAGCAAATAGCTGATCGTGGACGTGTCCGGATCG
The genomic region above belongs to Paraburkholderia sp. HP33-1 and contains:
- a CDS encoding malonate decarboxylase holo-ACP synthase, which encodes MRVCAAAPFPTPRATSCDARWRPHDLLRLRRLDALADEPAWVRDTFERAPYAVVRRALAADGFVAIGVRGTQRAQRYGTWVHADDIVSAVSPESLAQAQADTGRDALPSFIALTFLQRDPCGPLSRFVWGPAGSTGFELATHMPTVNEASDLDLLIRAPEPLALAAARALLEQLQTLAVRTGIRIDAQLETPAGGVALAEWAAGKAHVLARHAGGPRLIADPWAAAVHDGAV
- a CDS encoding sulfite exporter TauE/SafE family protein encodes the protein MLTSLILGILVGAVLGLTGAGGGILAVPALVVGMGWPMQQASPVALIAVAGSAAIGAIEAFRSGLVRYRAALLMTIAGAPVTALGAQLAHKLPQRLLVALFAGVMLLVALRLLTQAMGQKTSEQTTSPYCVGRMDPRTGRLAWTWTSGAALAGTGALTGLMTGLLGVGGGFVIVPMLRKLTNVSMHGIVATSLMVVALVGSSGVVSAIRAGVLPPLTLTILFSLATALGMVVGRGASRHLSARHVQIGFAGVLVCVSLGMVGKALLGA
- a CDS encoding bifunctional protein tyrosine phosphatase family protein/NAD(P)/FAD-dependent oxidoreductase, with amino-acid sequence MEFRRLTDDLSVSPQIAVKDLAAIRAAGYRAIICNRPDGEGPDQPTFLEIEAAAREQGLAAWYLPVETGKVSDDDAAKFGELMRKLEKPVLAYCRTGMRAATLWGLSEAASKPLPEILGAAQAAGYELGAITSRIANGGKAPVRVAAASHDIVIVGAGAAGLATAASLLARDATLDIAVIDPADTHYYQPGWTMVGGGVFRPETTARAMASVLPRIVHWIKAGVAAFEPDNHAVILEGCRVVRYRKLIVCPGLKLDWGAIAGLAETLGRNGVTSNYRYDLAPYTWQLVREMKHGRAIFTQPPMPIKCAGAPQKAMYLSSDHWQRSGRLQDIEVQMFNAGAVLFGVSDYVPALMEYVERYSIGLNFGYNLTEIDGPARLATFRRVLQDGTVESVTRDFDMIHVVPPQKAPDFIRVSPLADQAGWVDVDQTTLRHKTFADVFALGDVINAPNAKTAAAARKQAPVVAHNVLASMGRTRGQAAYDGYGSCPLTVERGKIVLAEFLYGGKVAPSFPSWLINGKRPSRLAWLLKERMLPPLYWRAMLKGREWLAKPEIVG
- the mdcE gene encoding biotin-independent malonate decarboxylase subunit gamma, encoding MNDTTLTRGARWFNALAGEPSSAAPVWSGDVPLGGATARFITVVPDPANRFPRATTNVVGLEQGWRLARAVREVIDADAGVDASARRPIVAIVDVKSQAYGYREEMLGIHLACAAAVDAYVSARDAGHPVIALIVGPAMSGAFLAHGYQANRIVALDAPGTMVHAMGKEAAARVTRRTVEALDELGETIVPMSYSMASFAKLGLLDQLIGGIDADAPNAAQIERVRAVLAEQIRSAREGNRTLARRLESAAARQTRAASIEVRRRLAEQWDAV
- the mdcH gene encoding malonate decarboxylase subunit epsilon; this encodes MLALLFPGQGAQSEGFLHRLPQHRAVQDTLAEAADTLDIDVLTLDSPDALSSTVAVQLGLTIAGVAIARALADEGLAAEISAGLSVGAFAAAVSCGAVAFRDALKMVRRRAELMETAYPSGYGLAAVSGLSEQRVETLVAQQAAEQRQRVYIGNVNAPRQIVMAGADDALDAFIEHALSAGARKATRLAVSVPSHCELLAHASDELLAYSRELPFERPRGVYIGNRGGRPLYTAKAIREDLATNIRYTVRWFDALTAMQEMGAHVLVEAPPGQVLTDIVTGNFPEAIALAASTLPFDRLVGTVRRRLELV
- a CDS encoding MBL fold metallo-hydrolase, with amino-acid sequence MTTASPMIIEGFFDPDTSTISYLLRDADTGECALIDSVLDFDQKSGRTRTACADKLIARVHELGLNVRWLLETHVHADHLSAAPYLKEKVGGQIAIGAEVMRVQEVFGKLFNVGLDFKRDGKQFDRLLTDGDVLEIGGLSLRAMHTPGHTPACMTYVVSDGHETAAFVGDTLFMPDYGTARCDFPGGDARALFRSINKVLSLSADTKLYMCHDYQPGGREVQFVSTVAEQRERNVHVRDGTSEEAFVAMRTARDAKLGMPQLILPSVQVNMRAGQMPQAEENGISYLKIPLNAL